One window of Calypte anna isolate BGI_N300 chromosome 9, bCalAnn1_v1.p, whole genome shotgun sequence genomic DNA carries:
- the A4GNT gene encoding alpha-1,4-N-acetylglucosaminyltransferase yields the protein MLQAVWVSSSGSSSLRKPHHHQDGKQIRWKCGFVRTIIQHPCPRHYPKGHRKARMLRRIQICLCFFFVSGILYEISLLPGCFFSYMPMSKHFLTPEQVLNLGKSIIFLETTERLEPPPLVSCSVESAARIYQDRPIILFMKGLTNDTALDLNSSYAAFSLLSSMKNVFIFPLQMETVFQETPLLQWYNQVVPEQEKNWVHVSSDASRLALIWKYGGIYMDTDVISIRPIPEESFLAAQKSRFSSNGIFGFPAHHKFIWDCMENFVLKYNGKIWGNQGPFLMTRMLKAICNLTDFKGTEDHSCQNISFLNPQRFYPIPYPAWSRYYQVWDKSPTFNHSYALHLWNFMNHNRKVVVAGSNTLAEKLYKAYCPSTYKDLIRNAKLRDFTHSEDAA from the exons ATGCTCCAGGCAGTTTGGGTATCTTCATCAGGGAGCTCGTCCTTAAGGAAACCTCATCACCACCAGGATGGCAAACAAATAAGATGGAAATGTGGATTTGTCAGAACTATAATCCAG CATCCATGTCCGAGGCATTACCCCAAAGGCCACAGGAAAGCAAGAATGTTGAGGAGAATCCAGATCTGCCTCTGCTTCTTCTTCGTCTCAGGCATTTTGTACGAGATCTCCCTGCTGCCCGGCTGTTTCTTCTCCTATATGCCTATGTCCAAGCACTTCCTGACACCTGAGCAGGTCTTGAACCTTGGCAAAAGCATCATCTTTCTGGAGACAACAGAGCGCCTGGAGCCACCTCCACTGGTGTCTTGCTCCGTGGAATCTGCAGCCAGGATCTACCAGGACAGGCCCATCATTCTCTTCATGAAGGGACTTACAAATGACACAGCACTGGACCTCAATTCCAGTTATGCAGCCTTCTCCCTTTTGTCTTCTATGAAGaatgtcttcatttttcctctccagatgGAAACTGTCTTCCAGGAGACCCCTCTGCTCCAGTGGTACAACCAG GTAGTCCCGGAGCAGGAGAAGAACTGGGTCCATGTCAGCTCCGACGCCAGCAGACTGGCACTGATTTGGAAGTATGGGGGCATCTACATGGACACAGATGTCATCTCCATCAGGCCCATCCCTGAGGAAAGCTTCCTAGCGGCACAGAAGTCGCGGTTCTCCAGCAACGGGATCTTTGGCTTCCCTGCCCACCACAAATTTATCTGGGACTGCATGGAGAACTTTGTTCTCAAGTACAATGGGAAGATCTGGGGGAACCAGGGGCCCTTTTTAATGACAAGGATGCTCAAAGCCATCTGCAATCTCACAGATTTCAAAGGCACTGAGGACCACAGCTGCCAGAACATTTCCTTCCTCAATCCCCAGCGTTTCTACCCCATCCCATACCCAGCCTGGAGCCGGTACTACCAGGTGTGGGACAAAAGCCCCACTTTCAACCACTCCTATGCGCTGCATTTGTGGAACTTCATGAACCACAACAGGAAAGTTGTGGTTGCGGGCAGCAACACGCTGGCTGAAAAGCTGTACAAAGCCTACTGCCCCTCCACCTACAAGGACCTGATCCGAAACGCGAAGCTGAGGGATTTCACACATTCTGAGGATGCTGCCTGA